A genomic window from Pseudonocardia broussonetiae includes:
- a CDS encoding CocE/NonD family hydrolase, whose amino-acid sequence MDLQTLRGPWEVVREVDVPMRTRDGKTLYADVYRPVGVAPAPTLLRRTPYGKQRNDLAEPFTEAHYHASHGYLVVVQDTRGRFGSEGAWYPFAYEGRDGYDAVEWAAGLPGSNGRVGMFGQSYGALSQYLAAAQRPPHLVTAVPVSAYLGAFENYWYNHGALELSWTLSYFMNMAQDVLSTLGDTDRLEALEKLRADPEMRFSPLTDEALRHRPLRDWVERFGAGAPFLADILHHGTDGPYWWSIDLRRQLQNIDVPMLHVGSWYDIANWDTPQYFTGLKDGAMSERARAGQALFMGPWSHLLPYSQPTSGGTGDIDFGPEAAYPVLEMQRAWFDHFVRDDRPGLPQPPVRLFLLGADRWQDEETWPPAGATTTALHLRSGGAANTAEGDGRLDAEPAAASEPADSYVYDPEDPVPTAGGRYVGGGVRDQRPNQARPDVLVYTGPEATTGVEMAGPLELRLFVATDAPDTDFVAVVSDVHPGGFVQNLAEGLVRMRFRDSYDEPSLLEPGSVHAITVELGNLAHVLRPGHRLRLQVTSSDFPRWDPNPNTGENPADARTTRPARQTVLHDAGHPSALLLPVVRR is encoded by the coding sequence GTGGATCTGCAGACGCTGCGCGGGCCCTGGGAGGTGGTCCGCGAGGTCGACGTGCCGATGCGGACCCGGGACGGGAAGACGCTGTACGCCGACGTGTACCGGCCGGTGGGGGTCGCCCCGGCGCCGACCCTGCTGCGCCGCACCCCCTACGGCAAGCAGCGCAACGACCTCGCCGAGCCGTTCACCGAGGCGCACTACCACGCGTCGCACGGCTACCTGGTGGTCGTGCAGGACACCCGCGGCCGGTTCGGCTCCGAGGGTGCCTGGTACCCGTTCGCCTACGAGGGGCGCGACGGGTACGACGCCGTCGAGTGGGCGGCGGGGCTGCCCGGGTCGAACGGCCGCGTCGGGATGTTCGGCCAGTCCTACGGCGCGCTGTCGCAGTACCTCGCCGCGGCGCAGCGCCCGCCGCACCTGGTGACGGCGGTGCCGGTGTCGGCGTACCTCGGGGCGTTCGAGAACTACTGGTACAACCACGGGGCGCTCGAGCTGTCGTGGACGCTGTCGTACTTCATGAACATGGCGCAGGACGTGCTCAGCACGCTCGGCGACACCGACCGCCTGGAGGCGCTGGAGAAGCTCCGCGCCGACCCGGAGATGCGGTTCTCCCCGCTCACCGACGAGGCGCTGCGCCACCGGCCCCTGCGCGACTGGGTGGAGCGGTTCGGGGCGGGCGCACCGTTCCTGGCCGACATCCTCCACCACGGCACCGACGGCCCGTACTGGTGGTCGATCGACCTGCGCCGCCAGCTGCAGAACATCGACGTGCCGATGCTGCACGTCGGGTCCTGGTACGACATCGCCAACTGGGACACCCCGCAGTACTTCACCGGCCTGAAGGACGGGGCGATGAGCGAGCGGGCGCGGGCGGGTCAGGCGCTGTTCATGGGCCCGTGGTCGCACCTGCTCCCCTACAGCCAGCCGACGTCGGGCGGCACCGGCGACATCGACTTCGGGCCCGAGGCCGCCTATCCCGTGCTCGAGATGCAGCGCGCCTGGTTCGACCACTTCGTCCGCGACGACCGGCCCGGCCTGCCCCAGCCGCCCGTCCGACTGTTCCTGCTCGGTGCCGACCGCTGGCAGGACGAGGAGACCTGGCCGCCCGCGGGCGCCACGACCACCGCGCTGCACCTGCGCAGCGGCGGCGCGGCGAACACCGCCGAGGGCGACGGGCGGCTCGACGCGGAGCCCGCGGCGGCGTCCGAACCCGCCGACAGCTACGTCTACGACCCCGAGGACCCGGTGCCGACCGCGGGCGGGCGCTACGTCGGCGGCGGCGTCCGCGACCAGCGACCGAACCAGGCCCGGCCCGACGTCCTCGTCTACACCGGCCCCGAGGCGACCACCGGCGTCGAGATGGCGGGCCCGCTGGAGCTGCGGCTGTTCGTCGCGACCGACGCGCCCGACACCGACTTCGTCGCCGTCGTCTCCGACGTGCACCCCGGCGGCTTCGTGCAGAACCTCGCCGAGGGGCTGGTCCGCATGCGCTTCCGCGACTCCTACGACGAGCCGTCGCTGCTGGAGCCGGGCAGCGTCCACGCGATCACCGTGGAGCTGGGCAACCTGGCCCACGTCCTGCGCCCGGGGCACCGGCTGCGCCTGCAGGTCACCTCCAGCGACTTCCCCCGCTGGGACCCGAACCCCAACACCGGGGAGAACCCGGCCGACGCCCGCACCACCCGGCCGGCGAGGCAGACGGTGCTGCACGACGCCGGGCACCCGTCGGCGCTGCTGCTGCCGGTCGTCCGGCGCTGA